A genomic region of Chloroflexota bacterium contains the following coding sequences:
- a CDS encoding MBL fold metallo-hydrolase: protein MGYRPHRHRRDDCVVGQHGAGILEAPILDYLHPLILPTPYPVGPINVFLVEDDELTLIDTGPKDAPTIIALREQLAAHGFAFKDIRRVIVTHAHVDHFGLAGQIVAESGARVYAHARNRWWLTDSAREWERRYDFYCDTFTRHGAPRELAERVATGMRRLAQHADTIPTEEFVALDDGDTLTLGRDTWRVVFAPGHASGLICLYESASRTLLSSDHILRDITSNPVLEPPARGETERPRALADYVASMQKVARLDVRIALPSHGEPVYDIGALVAARLAFHRARLDHIEAQIECCAQTGWELCNLLFPDLKSFDIFLGLSEIIGHLDILESAGRIRRDESSDVIHYARTGAQ, encoded by the coding sequence CGCTGGGATTCTAGAGGCACCCATTCTCGATTATCTTCACCCGCTCATTCTTCCTACGCCATACCCGGTCGGTCCGATCAACGTCTTTCTCGTCGAGGACGACGAACTCACGTTGATTGACACCGGACCAAAAGACGCGCCGACGATTATCGCGCTCCGCGAGCAACTTGCCGCGCATGGATTCGCGTTCAAAGATATTCGCCGCGTGATCGTCACGCACGCGCACGTGGATCACTTTGGACTCGCCGGGCAGATCGTCGCCGAGTCCGGCGCGCGCGTGTACGCGCACGCGCGCAATCGCTGGTGGCTTACCGATTCCGCGCGCGAGTGGGAACGGCGGTACGATTTTTACTGCGACACCTTCACACGGCACGGCGCGCCGCGCGAATTGGCGGAACGCGTCGCGACAGGCATGCGTCGCCTCGCGCAACACGCGGACACGATTCCCACCGAAGAATTCGTCGCGCTCGACGACGGCGACACGCTAACCCTGGGACGCGACACGTGGCGCGTCGTGTTCGCGCCGGGGCACGCCAGCGGCTTGATTTGTCTCTACGAATCCGCCTCGCGCACATTGCTATCGAGCGATCACATCTTGCGCGACATTACGTCGAATCCGGTGCTCGAACCGCCGGCACGCGGCGAGACGGAACGCCCGCGCGCGCTTGCTGATTATGTCGCTTCGATGCAAAAGGTCGCGCGGCTCGACGTGCGGATCGCGCTCCCTTCGCACGGTGAACCGGTGTACGATATTGGCGCGCTCGTCGCAGCGCGGCTCGCGTTCCATCGCGCGCGGCTCGATCACATCGAAGCGCAAATCGAGTGTTGCGCGCAGACTGGCTGGGAATTGTGTAACCTGCTCTTTCCCGATTTGAAATCGTTCGACATTTTCCTGGGTCTATCCGAAATCATCGGACATCTCGACATTCTCGAAAGCGCGGGGCGCATCCGGCGCGACGAGTCATCGGACGTGATTCATTACGCGCGAACTGGCGCACAATAA